In one Vidua chalybeata isolate OUT-0048 chromosome 4, bVidCha1 merged haplotype, whole genome shotgun sequence genomic region, the following are encoded:
- the GIMD1 gene encoding GTPase IMAP family member GIMD1 — translation MADSNEMTINLVVLGKTQTGKSAAGNSLLGSADFESRLCPSSVTMCCSLGRSGRILGLIRRNGRESALCVRVLDTPSYPHSALSKEQVRDMVRAALAQHFGEEGLHLALLVLRADLPVCPDESDDTVQLIQELLGPTWKDFTAVLLTHADKAEEAGYSEETYLHSASSTLLSLLSSVQHKYIFLDNHSSIIKEERNIVLRKLLNFIRRNNYQILKHSKE, via the exons ATGGCAGACAGTAATGAGATGACCATCAACCTTGTTGTCCTTGGAAAAACTCAGACTGGCAAAAgtgctgctgggaacagcctgCTGGGCAGTGCAGACTTTGAGAGCCGtctctgccccagctctgtgactatgtgctgcagcctgggacGCAGCGGCCGCATTTTGGGGCTCATCCGGAGAAACGGCCGCGAGTCAGCTCTCTGTGTTCGAGTACTGGACACTCCCAGCTACCCTCACAGTGCTCTGAGCAAAGAGCAGGTGAGAGACATggtgagagcagccctggctcagcACTTTGGGGAGGAAGGCCTGCACTTGGCCCTCTTGGTCCTGAGGGCTGACCTGCCCGTGTGTCCAGATGAAAGCGATGACACAGTTCAGCTCATCcag GAACTTCTGGGTCCCACATGGAAGGATTTCACTGCAGTCCTACTTACTCATGCAGACAAGGCAGAAGAGGCTGGATACAGTGAGGAAACATATTTGCACAGCGCCTCAAGTACCCTGTTGTCACTTTTGAGCTCAGTACAGCATAAATACATCTTCTTAGACAACCACAGCAGCATAattaaagaggaaagaaatattgTCCTAAGAAAGCTCTTGAATTTTATACGAAGAAATAATTATCAAATACTTAAACACAGCAAGGAATAA